In Phoenix dactylifera cultivar Barhee BC4 chromosome 1, palm_55x_up_171113_PBpolish2nd_filt_p, whole genome shotgun sequence, the genomic stretch ATCGTTTCGTTTGTGCGAAAAAATAATTGATCTTCTTTTACAGCGTCAACCATTGAATCACATCTTATACAGATCTTGAATCACTCCTTTCTTCCATCTGCTTGTATAGATATCGAAGGAGCTATCATGCGATCTAATCCTACAGTTgatattgcaaaaaaaaatatttttttatgcaaaagaTACAATATTCCGAGCCTTTCGTGAGCATGTTACGTGGCAGAATTATAGGACAATCACATGATGATGCAAAGGCCATGCTAGGTTTAGGTTTTGAGGTTTTCTCATGCCCAAGACCCAACCCATGCAGCCAGCCGAGGCCATGACATGGGTGAGATTTGAACCCATGGGCTACGAGAAGGCGTGGTGCACCCATGTCTTTCTTGAGACGAAAAAGAGTTGAGAGGAAGTCAAGGAACGCTAGACGATAGACAGGACGTCCATTTATTACATCCTTGTAGCTGACACCAACGCAAACGCATCGAATCACGAGCCCCCAAACCATAGAACAAGCCATAAAGAAAGCGGCAAAGCGGAGGGAGCAGAACCCTAGCTTAGCAAATATAGCAACAAAGAGGAGTAGCCAAGAAAAAGATGACTTCAGATgaaattagcaaaaaaaaaaaaaattccatccATCTATCCATCCATCAAATATCCAAAAAGCAAGCTTTTGAAACAAaacatcttcctctctctcttccttccactGTCCTCTGACCACTCTTCACGCCAAAGCAGCAGTGCCCCATCAACCCCCCAGCACAGGATTGGACGTATGAACCCAGTCTCTGTACTATTATCTACCACTATTTTTCGTTAAGGGAACCCCTCTCCCACCGCTATATAGATCTGCTGCTCGGTTCCCAACAGCAGAAACTCTGTGCAGGGCCAAGTAAACCAAGGTTTTGATAAGAGGTTACCAGGGAGCCGTAAACAAAGTTGGCAAATTCATGTACAGCTAGCATTGTTGAGCATTACGATGGAACTAGGCAACTAGCTTGTCATTGCTTGTCCAACCTAGCCTTATAGAAAAACTTTTCAGATAACTTGCAACAACCATTATTAGCCAATATTTTATAAGGAAGTAGCTGGAGAATATGGCTAAAATCACCATTTTTTCTCATACTATATGTTTCTTAGATGAAAATATCCATGGATAAATTGTTTAGAGGATAACCAATGGCTATATTACTGCGTGTAAAAGTTGTTATAATTTATAATAAATGTATTCCAAAATttccactatatatatatatatatgtatgtatagtaTTACTGGAGGTACATTATACGTGATGCAGCTGTTATTATTCTGAGCTACGGTTTTTCCCATATAAAACAGACTTAATGCTAGAATGATACCTTGTTTTGCTAAAGTTCTATTGACATATTGTTACATTGTTTTTTAACTGAAGCAGGACAACCGATATTATTGGCCTTAGAATGCTGGATGAAATAAGAGCATTCCCACCAGCATGCATAGATATATAGAGACAAAAATGCAAGTATTTTTcataagaaagcaagagtcggaTAGGTTCTGTAACCTTTCTATGAGGCATTTCTTTATCTATCTTCAGGTACAGAGCAAGTACCCAAACCCTAAGTCCGCTTTAGCTGTCCGTTGATGACAATTCAGCCCCATCAAATGCCACTCCTCATGGGACCTTTGTGAAAAGAACTGGAAAGAAGAGACTTCACATGACTTTAGGACAAGGAGGATTCAGATCCTACTATCAAGAATTTTGCCGAATAATTGCCGATCTCCCGGATCTTCTTGAAATATTTAAGACTTTGTGCATTATTAGGCGTgcaagatatggtgcatgaGCAAGCTAATAAGAGACAGAAGAATGCTCGACGATGGGCGGCGACTGAGGTCACTCTATAACCATTTATAACCGCCATAGCGGAATAGAATTATAGAACACATGTATCAAGTGGGCTACACCGCAGGATCTCAATGACATGAtctaagccaaaaaaaaaattcatcattATCTGGCTCTCTGCTGTTGAGAGCTGAACACCCAACATCCTCAGTGTCATTAGGGTTTTCCCACTTCATTACATGGCaccccctcctcttttttttctttcttttttttgatcctCTTTCGAGTTGGTTTTTCACGTTGTGTACAAAGCCAGCAGTTCGTACGCTCCGCCTCCTTCACTGCCACTGTTCTCCTGTCCCTTAATGCGTCCTTCTCCCCTTCCCTCCTTGAGAGGAGCAGCTGAAGATATCCAAAGATATAGACAGATACATGGAAAACACAGCGCAACAACACCACCACCAACAGCAAAGCAGCAGTCTCCAACCCCTTTacttcctctcttcctcttcttcttctttttctttttataacaacaacaacaacaacaacctaCGTGAAGAAGCATTCTCCAACTGCACCACTGCTATCACCACCACTGACGACCGTGAGCTAATGGACCCAGCCTTTACCACCGCCGCTATGACTGCCACCATCGCCACCTCCTCCACCGCCTCCGGCGTCCACATGGACAGCCGCATCTGGAGGCACCTCCCGCAAGGCCTTATCGACCGAGTCCTTGCGTTCCTGCCGCCGCCGGCGTTCTTCCGCTTCCGCTCCGTCTGTAAGCGCTGGTACTCCCTCCTCTTTTCCGACAGCTTTCTTGAAGCCCACCTCCGCCTCTCCCCCGGCCTCCCCTGGCtcgccttcttcctccttccccccCGTCCTCCCCTCCTCTACTCCCCTTCCGCAGCcggcccccctcctccccccgctgccctcctcctcctcgatccCGCCACTCCCGCCTGGTTCCGACTCCCACTCTCCCCACTCCTCCCCCGCGGCTTCTCCCCCGCCGCCTCCTCCGCGGGCCTCCTCTGCTTCCTCTCCGACGATCCCGGCGCCAagtccctcctcctcctaaaCCCCCTCTCCAAGCTCTCCTCCCACCTCCCCCCTCGCCCACCCCCCGCCTCTTCCCCTCTGTCGGCCTTGCGGCcggcccctcctctctctcagtCGTCCTCGCGGGCGACGATCTCATCTCTCCCTTCGCCGTCAAGAACCTCACCGCCGAGTGCTTTCATGCCGACGGCGCCACTGGCTTCTACTCCCCTTGGGCCACCGCCAGCGCACTCCCCCGGCTGTGCAACATCGACCCCGGCCGCATGGCCTTCGCCGCCGGCCGCTTCTACTGCATGAGCTGCGGGCCCTTCGCCGTGCTAGCCTACGACGTCGCCTCCAACGCCTGGTGCAAGATCCAGCCCCCCATGCGCCGCTTCCTCCGCTCCCCGAGCCTCGCCGAGTGCGGCGGCCGCGTCCTCCTGGTTGCCGCCGTCGAGAAGAGCAGGCTCAGCGTGCCTCGCAGCGTCCGTCTCTGGTCACTGCAGCCGTGCGGCCGCGCCTGGGCCGAGGTCGAGCGGATGCCGCAGGAGGTCTACGTGCGGTTCAGTGAGGCAGAAGCTGGCCGGGGATTCGAGTGTGTCGGGAATGCCGAATTCATGGCCATCACCATTAAAGGATCTACTGACGTCCTCCTGTTTGATTTCTATCGCAAGGAATGGCGGTGGGCGCCACCATGCCCGTTCATCCGCGGCGCCGCCGCTGGTGGAGGCCTTCGAGGATTCGCATACGAGCCCCGCCTCGCAACACCTGCCATCGGCCTCCTCGACTCATCGTCATCCATGCCCTTCCAGGGTTTCAGTGGCTAGCCAGCTAATATTAGCAGTAGTAAGTTTGTCGTTTGACTTAGTTGCTCTTAGTTAGCAGTTTACCAGTAGCTACTATTAGGTTTCCATGGCTGCTACTAGAAATCTCATAGATATTACGTACGTACATGGTAATAGACTGGTAGTATCAGTCGTAGTTTGATGTCTTCTAAGTCTGCTACTAGGTTTCTCAGTTTCTCTAGCTACTCTCCCCATGCTTGTCCAAGGCTTCGAAGACAGTCATTTGTTATCATCAAGGCGCTTCCAAGGTTTCAATGGCTACTAGCACTGGTATTAGTTTTCTGAAGATCGAACAGCAGCAGTAGTAGCATGGCTGTGTGAGTGTTGTATGATTGTTGATGGTTCATGGCAGTAGGGTTTGTTGTTGATGTTTGCCTTTTTGATAGCAACGGGGCAGGCAGGGTGTAGTAGGGATTGGGTGCTTGTTTGTATGTAAGCTAGCTATGGTTTTCTACTATTGGAACTATGGGTCCTATTGGGATatccttctcttttgttttggtGCACTTTATGTATGATGGCATACCTGGCTGCGGTTTAGTACATGGGGGTTCTCTTTTGATGCGAAAAAGGGAGAATCTCACAGTCACATGCATGAGAAAGAGTGTGACATGGGAATAGTCCTTGACTAAACCTAGCAGAGTTGCAGAACCTTCTGACTGCTTGGATTCGGGCTGacacatgagagagagagagagagagagagagagaaatgaatAATTAACCCTAGCTAGAGGTCAGTTATGCTCGTAAACTTGGCTGGTCATCAATGCCTTCGGCCAAACATGAGTTCCGAACTCTGGTTTGCATCGTCAATGGAAGAGTGGACTCGAATTTAAGTGCCCCATCCACGAGAATAATTAATGCTGAAGCATAAATAGATGTATGAGAACCTTTGGGTGTTCATATCAGTAGTACTACTCCGTGCATGAGCCCAACAAAAAGCTGCTTATATTAAAAACGGAGAATGCTGGAAATTAATATCTCTAAATCAGCCAATTTGTGCATGAAAATAATGGAGAACACGGCTTTTTATTACCAAATATCTCTAAATAAACCAGTTCTATAGTTTTAACCAATTAACAAATAATCTTCAGAAACGCAAAAACAAGTTGGAAGCATAAccttttatattaaaaataaatacatgTTTTCATTTACAGTTCCACCATGAAGAACGTGGCAGATCATTAGTGAAGCCAGGAAACTCTCTCAACAGTTGGtcaaatattatataattactGTAGATGCGAGGCTCCGGGGGTTATTATGTGAAGAGAAACACAGTAGATACCCTTTTGTTTTTAAAACAAGAAAGCCTGCATGACATTCATTCATTTAGGCCGCATCGTCGACGCCAATTCTAAGGCTGGATAAAATATTGCCCTCCATGCACATAAGATAGATGGTCAGCTACAAAATACTGCCCTCCATGTATAAACGTTGAATCTTTTCTATTCACAGGTAAGATCCCTACGTCAAAATACAAAGGTGGGACAAGCAAAATCTCTGGTGGAATGTATACAGGCGAGATGTATACCAAAGATGGCAGCCTATTTATGTGGGTGGATCCAGTTGGCTAGACCTAGGAGTCAACTTGGGCTGTATGAGTGCATATTCTCCAATGGATTACCAGTAATCACCTGATAAGCAACCATGAGCAGTAGACACGAACAAAAATCCTCCAGTTGCACGCTTATGGGCACACTTCCTATTTCGCCATGGTTTCTCTAGCTACCATCTTAAAGGAGAAAACCCAAATACCAAATGGGAACGGAACTTTATTACTAACGAATTCCAGCATCCCCATGacttataaaagaaaaagaagaaaggatcgCAGGTATGAAGAGTTGTCATTGACTCgcatcctcctttcctcctcgtCAAACCTTTTTCTATCCATTTTTTTCCTCGTCAAACCGTCCTTCCAGTCCATTAGGCCTTTCTTCTTctattcaagtttttttttctcctcctctaaatctctttcttttaaaattaaaaaaacttgCAGTATGTATTAGAAAGTCAATAAATATGTATTATTTGGTCATATATTGTATACTGATGAACATCGTATTCTAAAATTATGTATCAATTTATCTGGATATATGTATTAGGATTTTATATGACTATTTTGCTAGGTATGCATCACCTGGTAATGTAGTGTGTACTAGTGAACACTATGTATTGATTTATCTGAGGGTGTGTATTGGGACGTTAGATAACTATTTTGCTAGGTGTTAGAAATTATGTATACAAATGAATAACACAGTAGAAATTTGTATACCTCACAATCGCAGAAATTTGATACTCCAGAGGTTGTTTCACGTATTCTAAAGTTTGAGCCTTCAGGATTTCTAACCTGGTGAAGAATGCACTACGAGAGTAACGTCCTAAATTCCACAACCTGAGTGCCCCAACAAAAGAGAACACAacatatcttctttttttttggtttggtgCAGCTAAAACTGGGGAGGGGGGCCTTATGTAGTCCCCCAAAACCATAACTAATGGCCGGATTAAATCCGGCCATCAATGGCCATTTTTGGCTATTTTGCCCAAAGGCAAAATGGCATGTAACGCCTGGCCTTAAGCCAGGGGTTACTGTCAAGCCATAAAAAAGAGAGAGCCCCCACTGAGGGCGCCCTTCTTTTATTACATCTCCCACTCGCACACAATGGGCACAACCTCAGTTATGCATCTCTTTAAGTATTCTCAATATTGTTCATACTAGTAAACAGGATGTATGACCACGAGCACGCATGTAGAAAAAATGCGGGAGCACTACACCAAATCTCTCACCAGAGAAAACCAGCATAGCAACATCCTTAAGTATCTCGTTATACCCTAGATCTATTCAGACACACCATATCAAGCCTTTTTTTAAACCCTCTCGAGTATAAATACTCAAAACAATGCTTGACCCTTACACTATTATCGTGATGTATTCACGATTATGCCACTATACACTATAGCGCCATAACCTGTCAACAGCAAATAAACTCACTGATGTGTCAACCAATAGTCTTCCCTTCACCCTTATGTCACTTAACCTGAGCCCAATCGCTTTCCTGGCAATGCCCCTTTAGACTGTATCAATCATAGTCATAGGCAACATACTAGAGTAGCTGACATCAAAATCTTAGTTATATGACATAGTCAAAAGTAAATAAGGGCATAAAATAGGTCATTAAAATGACTCAAGGACTCACATAGTGAAGAAGCAGGGTTTCATTCACTCACTTTCCACAATTAGTTGTATAAGCACTTGTACTATGAAATACATACTACTATGGAGTTCTCTTTGCTAAAGAGTATACGTCTAAACTCTAAAACATCGTACAGATCTCAGTCTAGTCGCTCGTCAAACGCCTAACCTAAGTTCTCAATTTACTCGCCTCTCCAAGGCGCCTAATAAAGATCTCGCATCTAACTAGAACACAAGCTACACGGATTGTGGGATATCCATGCATGGTGTTTACAAGATAGACCTCATCTTAGCTCCGACTAAGGCGACATTTAATGTGTCAACAATTAATTCTTCTTGAACCAAAAAAGTATTAAGAGACATAATGTCTCATCTCTGCTTGCTTCCAAGCGCTAGAGGCGATTGCTTGTGTGAGTGAGCCAATCTAACTTGTTAACATACCTTTTATATCATATGTTTAAACATATGAAAAATGTGTGTAAATCAATTCATGAATAACATCATATTCATTGATATTCCAAAATGTGTACAACTCATAGTCAACTGAATTACAATCTACGCAACCCTAAACTTTTAACATATACCTTAAAAACATCTCTTGCTATAGGCTTAGTCAAGAGGTCCTAACCATGCAACTCATAGAAATATACTTCAAGATCACCTTCTTATGCGTAATCATATCCCTCACGTAGTGATGTTTTATGTCAATATATTTGGTTCTTCCATGATACCTAGGATCCTTAGCATAGGCAATTGCTGTTGTACTATCACAATGAATCATCACAGGatttgaagcatccttgacaactCCAAGGTGCTGGAGGAACCTCCTTAACCaaattgtttcttgaatagctgCTAAACATGCTACATATTCCGACTCCATAGTCGATAAAGCTATACAGGGTTGTTTCTTACTACTCCAGGTAATGACGCCATTATTAAACAAGAAAGAATATCCAGAAGTCGATTTGCGCTCATCCAGATCGCTGCCCCGATCAGTGTCAGTGTAGCCAACAAGATAGCAGAGCACATAGTCCATTGTCTCCTTGAGGTATCTTAAAACTCTCTTGACAGCTTTACAATGAAGAAACCCAGGGTTGGACTGAAATCTGTTGACTAAGCTAACCGAATAACATATATCCGGTCATGTACACATCATGGTATACATCAAACTACCTACAACACTAGCATAAGGAACACAAGATATTTTCTCAATTTCATCTAGAGTCTTAGGACACATTTCTTGACATAAGTTTTCACCTTTCGCTATAggagtatcaataggcttatagtTATACATCTGGAAGCATTTAAAAACCTTTTCAATATAGGTTTTTTGAGATATGCCCAGAAGTCTCTTTGAGCGgtctttaaagattttaactcCCAGAATGTAGTCTGTCTCACCCATATCCTTCATTTTAGAATTGGAGGATAGCTATTCTTTTGTGGCAATAATTAATTCCTTATCATTTCCGGCCAATAagatgtcatcaacatataatgaCAAAATAATGAAACTATTCTTGGACCATTTAACATAGACACAATGGTCCTCCTCGAACATTGTAAACTTCTTCGTCAGAACGGCTCGATGAAATCTAAGATACCACTATCTAGACGATTGTTTCAAGCTATAAATAGACCATTTGAGCTTGCATATTTTACGCTCTTATCCATTGACCACGAAACCAACTAGCTGATCCCTATAGATCTCCTCATATAGTTTTATATTAAGAAAAGCAGTCTTAACATCCATTCGATATAATTCCAAATCAAACTTTGTAATAATGGCCAGAATTTGGCTAATTGAGGAAAACCTCATAACCGGTGAGAAAGTTTTTTCATAGTTTATGCCCTCATGTTGGGTACAATCCTTCGCCACAAGGCGAGCTTTATGCCTTTTTATTGACCCGTCCG encodes the following:
- the LOC103721086 gene encoding LOW QUALITY PROTEIN: protein ABERRANT PANICLE ORGANIZATION 1 (The sequence of the model RefSeq protein was modified relative to this genomic sequence to represent the inferred CDS: inserted 1 base in 1 codon); translated protein: MDPAFTTAAMTATIATSSTASGVHMDSRIWRHLPQGLIDRVLAFLPPPAFFRFRSVCKRWYSLLFSDSFLEAHLRLSPGLPWLAFFLLPPRPPLLYSPSAAGPPPPPAALLLLDPATPAWFRLPLSPLLPRGFSPAASSAGLLCFLSDDPGAKSLLLLNPXLQALLPPPPSPTPRLFPSVGLAAGPSSLSVVLAGDDLISPFAVKNLTAECFHADGATGFYSPWATASALPRLCNIDPGRMAFAAGRFYCMSCGPFAVLAYDVASNAWCKIQPPMRRFLRSPSLAECGGRVLLVAAVEKSRLSVPRSVRLWSLQPCGRAWAEVERMPQEVYVRFSEAEAGRGFECVGNAEFMAITIKGSTDVLLFDFYRKEWRWAPPCPFIRGAAAGGGLRGFAYEPRLATPAIGLLDSSSSMPFQGFSG